The Scyliorhinus canicula unplaced genomic scaffold, sScyCan1.1, whole genome shotgun sequence DNA window TTTGTGGCCGTCCATTACCATGGCAGTTTTGTGGATGCAGTGGTACTGTGTGCTCTTGGCTTGCTCATGGTTTAGTTCATGCTGGCAGTATTGCCACCACGGTGGGGTCCCTgatggagagactccctctttaaagagAGTCCTGAAAGGGTTGCTGAGGTGACCAATTTGTGTTCTCTGTTTCTCGCAGGAGCTGTGATAAACAGAATGGTCAGGCTGACTTCATGTGCCCAGTCGCATATTCAGACAAACAGCTTCCAGACATCCGCGTCCAAGAAACAAACCGGATCGTGGTTGAGAAAGTAAGTTGGATTTGAATGTGTCCTCGGTGTCCAGCTAGCCAGGCTAGGTTTGTCAACAGTGGTTAACTAGGTTGGTGAACCGCTGCACCCTATGTGCTAAAGGGACCTTTTGTGATGTTAACCGTCATCCTTATTTCCAGGCCTGGGTGTGACCTTCCCCAACCTGGCTCCCTTTACTGATGCTCTGCTTGCTTTCTGTTTTCAGTTCTGCTGGGACATCGCCTTGGCTccattgaagcagctgcccatgAATCTGTTCATTATGTACACGGTTGGCAACAACATCTCCATCTTCCCTATCATGATGGTTTGCATGATGGCCTGGAGACCCATACAGGCACTGATGTCCATGTCGGCAAGTGAGTATTGTATTGATTCTGCAGCTGCGAAACCGCTCTGAACTGGCATCATTTGAATGGGATTTAGAATAGAGTGCTGAGAGCTCAGTGAATGAGGGAGTTCGGGAAGGACGGGAAAGAGGAGCTCTTTTACTTTCCAGATTTCTTGGCCTTCAAGAAGTGGTCTTACTCTGCTACAGGAGAAGAAGTTAGTTTGTTAGTGAGTAACTGCCAAGTGACATGGGGTTATTCTATTTCTATGGCTCAAAATACTGTAGCAACTGGTTGTAAGGTTgataaaatatataaaaacaaaagtaaaacatattaggggtggcacggtaggttTATACCTCcaatgtacagatatccccctgggagagagaggggacagagacaccagtcactgtacagatatccccctgggggagagaggggacagagacaccagtcagtgtacagatatccacctgagagagaggggacagagacaccagtcagtgtacagatatccccctgagagacaccagtgagtgtacagatatctccctgggggagagaggggacagagacaccagtcactgtacagatatctccctgagatttCTCTTGGTGTCCAACAATCCATTGATATCAGTTTGGAATATAATCAGTGATTGAACATCCACAACTCATGGGGTGAGGAAATTCCACTTCAGCTCAGTCCGAACTGGCTGcccctgatcctgaggctgtgtctcTGTGTTCCGGAttctgcagccagaggaaacagtgTCTCCACATCTCCCTGTCAAACCCTATTTACAATTATATCTGCTTCAATCGGATCAACTCAGTCTCGGAAACCCAAGAGAGTAAAGGCCCATTcttcccaatctctcctcgttggacaatcctgtcatcccaggaaccaatctggtgaacctttgttaccCTCCCTCCTGGGCAATTCTGTagataaggagacccaaactgcatAAGTTTTTCCTGCTGTGTTTGACCAAAGCTGCAATTTGTACAATTGCAGAAAGATTTCCTCACTCAAACTCCAgcgaatcatagaaaccctatagtgcagaaggaggccattcggcccatcgagtctgcaccaaccatttgaAAGGCCACCATACAGAGACCCAAttccccccctatccctgtaaccccacctgacctttggacacttgaggggcaatttagcatggccaatctaccaaacctgtacatttttggactgtgggaggaacccggaggaaacccacgcagacactgggtgaacgtgcagactctgcactggcaGTCAGCCGAAGCtgtaatcaaacccgggtccctggcgccatcCCTCGGTGAAGGCTAACGGAATACCTGCCGTCCCAATTTCTTGCTGTATCTCCATGCTGACTGTTTGTGATTCGAGTACAAAGATCCCCCAATCCTCTGTGAACATTTCAATCTCTCTCCTGTTCCTGATCTTTCTGTTTTTCCCATTCTCACTCCCAGTCTTTAAGGTCCTGGGGAATTCGACTCAGCACTGGCTGCAGTGTCTGCTCTACTTCATCGGCAACCTGCTGGGGTTGGCCCTGGCCGTCTACAAGTGCCAGGTGATGGGGTTGCTGCCCACACACTCCTCCGACTGGCTGGCATTCCTCCGGCCGCCCCAGGTAAGATCTGAACTCGGAACGTGAGGGGAGTTAGGAAAATAGGAAGAGAAGGAGACCGTTCAGCGCTCTGGAGCCTGAGCGACGGGTCCAACGTTCCCTGGAGTTTAGATCATCCGATTGAAAGGTGTGAAATTCTGAGGAGACTCCGTAAGGTCGATGTGGAGAGGCTAAATCCCGGAGAG harbors:
- the LOC119960337 gene encoding ER membrane protein complex subunit 4-like isoform X3, whose amino-acid sequence is MAAGAALANRARWHKWTLELNPSGSSRSCDKQNGQADFMCPVAYSDKQLPDIRVQETNRIVVEKFCWDIALAPLKQLPMNLFIMYTVGNNISIFPIMMVCMMAWRPIQALMSMSAKSGLHGRGAGPVMVPLSSHRSERQRPRMIDTGLNLLPPG
- the LOC119960337 gene encoding ER membrane protein complex subunit 4-like isoform X1, encoding MAAGAALANRARWHKWTLELNPSGSSRSCDKQNGQADFMCPVAYSDKQLPDIRVQETNRIVVEKFCWDIALAPLKQLPMNLFIMYTVGNNISIFPIMMVCMMAWRPIQALMSMSAIFKVLGNSTQHWLQCLLYFIGNLLGLALAVYKCQVMGLLPTHSSDWLAFLRPPQGVTTAIFQSSGTFPDSSDF
- the LOC119960337 gene encoding ER membrane protein complex subunit 4-like isoform X2; the protein is MAAGAALANRARWHKWTLELNPSGSSRSCDKQNGQADFMCPVAYSDKQLPDIRVQETNRIVVEKFCWDIALAPLKQLPMNLFIMYTVGNNISIFPIMMVCMMAWRPIQALMSMSAIFKVLGNSTQHWLQCLLYFIGNLLGLALAVYKCQVMGLLPTHSSDWLAFLRPPQRVDYMGGGLVL